A stretch of the Haloarcula ordinaria genome encodes the following:
- a CDS encoding M24 family metallopeptidase, whose amino-acid sequence MDPDLSRLDSYLAERGADGYLVDADSGLSDQFYLSGFDAPDPFITLYDGETHLLFPRSLEFGRAKRESRADTVQRYVDFDHAQHVEEHGPEAAVSHVLADFLRSYDVHRVAVPPRFPLKTADALRARGIEVTADSDGVVTEIRATKTDEEVEHVRAAQRANEAAMAAAESLLRSASAREDGTLEEGGEVLTSERVKTEIEVTLLRHGCSLDETIVACGSDAADPHDRGSGPLSADEAIIVDIFPRDKATKYHADMTRTFVKGEPSESIAEWYDLTERAMGAAYDVLEAGVTGEAVHDAVCDVYEDAGLPTLRSDERTETGFIHSTGHGVGLDVHELPRISPDGGELEPGHVVTVEPGLYDPEIGGVRIEDLVVVTEDGYENLTDYEKRLVV is encoded by the coding sequence ATGGACCCCGACCTCTCGCGGCTCGACTCGTATCTGGCAGAGCGCGGCGCCGACGGTTACCTCGTCGACGCGGACTCCGGCCTCTCCGACCAGTTCTACCTCTCGGGCTTCGACGCCCCGGACCCCTTTATCACCCTCTACGACGGCGAGACACACCTCCTCTTCCCCCGCAGTCTAGAGTTCGGACGGGCGAAACGCGAGTCACGAGCGGACACCGTCCAGCGGTACGTCGATTTCGACCACGCCCAACACGTCGAGGAACACGGCCCGGAGGCCGCTGTCTCCCACGTGCTCGCAGACTTCCTCCGCTCGTACGACGTCCACCGCGTCGCGGTGCCGCCACGGTTCCCGCTGAAGACCGCCGACGCGCTCAGAGCCCGCGGTATCGAGGTGACAGCCGACTCGGACGGCGTCGTCACCGAGATCCGAGCGACGAAGACCGACGAAGAGGTTGAGCACGTCCGGGCGGCCCAGCGGGCCAACGAGGCGGCGATGGCGGCGGCCGAATCGCTCCTGCGCTCGGCGTCGGCCCGCGAGGACGGAACCCTCGAGGAGGGCGGCGAGGTGCTGACCAGCGAACGGGTCAAGACCGAAATCGAGGTCACGCTCCTGCGCCACGGCTGTTCGCTCGACGAGACCATCGTCGCCTGTGGGAGCGACGCCGCTGATCCTCACGACCGCGGGAGCGGGCCGCTGTCGGCCGACGAGGCCATCATCGTGGACATCTTCCCCAGGGACAAGGCGACGAAGTACCACGCCGATATGACCCGGACCTTCGTGAAGGGCGAGCCCAGCGAGAGTATCGCGGAGTGGTACGACCTCACCGAGCGCGCGATGGGGGCGGCCTACGACGTACTGGAGGCCGGGGTGACCGGTGAAGCCGTCCACGACGCCGTCTGTGACGTCTACGAGGACGCCGGTCTGCCGACACTCCGGAGCGACGAGCGCACGGAGACAGGGTTCATCCACAGCACCGGGCACGGTGTCGGCCTCGACGTCCACGAACTCCCGCGGATCTCACCCGACGGTGGCGAGCTCGAACCGGGCCACGTCGTCACCGTCGAACCCGGCCTCTACGACCCCGAAATCGGTGGCGTCCGAATCGAAGACCTCGTCGTGGTCACCGAGGACGGCTACGAGAACCTGACTGACTACGAGAAGCGACTGGTCGTCTGA
- a CDS encoding ribbon-helix-helix domain-containing protein: MADYTTVSIPKDLADRVEETIEGTSFSSTSDLVRFLLRSIVVQHQREGELTEAEFQDITDQLRDLGYLE, encoded by the coding sequence ATGGCCGACTACACGACGGTATCCATCCCGAAGGACCTCGCCGACCGAGTCGAAGAGACCATCGAGGGGACCAGCTTCTCGAGTACGTCCGACCTCGTCCGGTTCCTGCTCCGGAGCATCGTCGTCCAGCACCAGCGGGAGGGCGAGCTCACCGAGGCCGAGTTCCAGGACATCACGGACCAGCTGCGCGACCTGGGCTATCTGGAGTGA
- a CDS encoding formate/nitrite transporter family protein translates to MSDIDGTDGDESLREAVERSRSGAPAVGSVVRDRFSSDEVFQRIVAAADEEITSGARELFFSALAAGFAITITFMLYVSMKTSTDSDPVLSALLYPLGFIYIIIGGYQLYTENTLPPVALTLERLASVPALLRNWLVVLTGNFTGGALGAAALVFGGVLSPEAGTVAAEIAREGVATAWWSLFSKAAFAGLIVAGVVWVEYAARDTISRLVVVYLAFLAIPLGGLYHSVVAFTEMTYLALHGDLALGVGLMEFVLPVLLGNTVGGVVLVTVVNYFQTTEERLESARFEGAARQLSLPEWALGSLAGRSYVPLLDTEDAPVVADDDAYRILVPILNPRTEGDLVRLAALLASEREDAVVSPVHIVQTPTDRSRYGSTERQQVVEESNKLMADLAEVAAEYDIEYESSTVVSQRSFEALFEVARRNHADLVVMQWDDDRVWGAARANRSLSDLTRELPCDFLVLKNRGFDPSDILLPTEEGQNCELSAEVGRRLRDAVGADLSLLHVVDSAEDRPAGEQFLERWAREQQLEGATRTVDDSGDVEAAIAREARSRSLVIIGATERGLLSRLVHDSLNLAVIDDIECSVLLTERATSRSLSERLFGRR, encoded by the coding sequence ATGAGCGATATCGACGGGACAGACGGGGACGAGTCACTCCGGGAGGCCGTCGAACGGTCTCGGAGTGGCGCCCCCGCAGTGGGCAGTGTCGTCCGGGACCGGTTCTCCTCTGACGAGGTCTTCCAGCGCATCGTCGCCGCCGCGGACGAAGAGATCACGTCGGGTGCCCGCGAGCTGTTCTTCAGTGCGCTCGCGGCCGGGTTCGCCATCACCATCACCTTCATGCTGTACGTCTCGATGAAGACGTCGACCGATTCCGACCCGGTCCTGAGTGCCCTTCTGTACCCGCTCGGGTTCATCTACATCATCATCGGCGGCTACCAGCTGTACACCGAGAACACGCTGCCGCCGGTCGCGCTGACACTCGAACGATTGGCGAGCGTACCGGCGCTGTTGCGCAACTGGCTCGTCGTCCTGACGGGGAACTTCACCGGTGGCGCGTTGGGCGCCGCCGCGCTCGTCTTCGGCGGCGTCCTCTCGCCGGAAGCCGGGACCGTCGCCGCCGAAATCGCCCGCGAGGGGGTCGCCACCGCCTGGTGGAGCCTGTTCAGCAAGGCGGCCTTCGCCGGGCTGATAGTCGCCGGCGTCGTCTGGGTGGAGTACGCCGCCCGGGACACCATCTCCCGACTCGTCGTGGTCTACCTGGCCTTCCTCGCGATTCCGCTCGGCGGACTGTACCACTCCGTCGTCGCCTTCACCGAGATGACCTATCTGGCCCTGCACGGCGACCTCGCGCTCGGCGTGGGGCTCATGGAGTTCGTCCTCCCGGTGTTGCTGGGGAACACCGTCGGCGGCGTCGTGCTGGTCACCGTCGTCAACTACTTCCAGACGACCGAAGAGCGGCTCGAATCGGCGCGGTTCGAGGGGGCAGCGCGGCAGTTATCGCTCCCAGAGTGGGCGCTCGGGAGCCTCGCCGGGCGCTCGTACGTGCCGCTGCTCGACACGGAAGACGCGCCCGTGGTTGCCGACGACGACGCGTACCGGATTCTCGTCCCCATACTGAACCCGCGAACGGAGGGCGACCTGGTCCGGTTGGCTGCCCTCCTGGCCAGCGAGCGCGAGGACGCGGTGGTCTCACCGGTGCACATCGTCCAGACGCCGACCGACCGGAGCCGATACGGCTCGACGGAGCGCCAGCAGGTCGTCGAGGAATCGAACAAACTGATGGCGGACTTAGCGGAGGTGGCGGCCGAGTACGACATCGAGTACGAGAGCTCCACGGTGGTCTCCCAGCGCTCCTTCGAGGCGCTGTTCGAGGTCGCTCGACGGAACCACGCCGACCTGGTCGTCATGCAGTGGGACGACGACAGAGTGTGGGGGGCCGCGAGAGCCAACCGGTCGCTCAGCGACCTCACTCGCGAACTGCCGTGTGACTTCCTCGTGCTCAAGAACCGTGGGTTCGACCCGTCGGATATCCTCCTCCCGACAGAGGAGGGACAGAACTGCGAGCTGAGCGCCGAGGTCGGGCGCAGGCTCCGGGACGCCGTGGGCGCCGACCTCTCGCTGTTGCACGTTGTCGACAGTGCGGAGGACCGACCAGCGGGAGAACAGTTCCTCGAACGCTGGGCTCGTGAGCAGCAGCTCGAAGGCGCGACTCGCACCGTCGACGATTCCGGTGACGTCGAGGCGGCGATCGCCCGCGAGGCGCGCTCCCGGTCGCTGGTCATCATCGGGGCGACCGAGCGTGGCCTCCTCTCGCGGCTCGTCCACGACTCGCTGAACCTCGCCGTCATCGACGACATCGAGTGTTCGGTGTTGCTCACCGAGCGGGCGACGTCGCGGTCGCTCTCGGAGCGGCTCTTCGGCCGTCGCTGA
- the ilvB gene encoding biosynthetic-type acetolactate synthase large subunit: protein MSEHASVPKEDQTETEQDDEQEPITTGAQSVIRALENAGTDYVFGVQGGAIMPVYDALYDSDINHITMAHEQGASHAADAYGIVTGDPGVCFATSGPGATNLVTGIADASMDSDPLIALTGQVPTDFVGNDAFQETDTVGITQPITKESYFAGDSDTVGDNVSEAFALAGSGRQGPTLVDLPKDVTQGETDVEPMAPTTPDTYDVPEEADDADVQEAVAAFADADRPVILAGGGVIKADASAALREFAKEYEIPVITTMPGIGSFPEDHELSLEWAGMHGTGYANLAITNTDCMLAIGTRFDDRLTGGVDSFAPDADIIHVDIDPAEISKNIYADYPLIGDARKVLHQLFDAMPRAPDADEWREQCQDWKAEYPMTYEMPDDEPLKPQYIVETFSEVTDDDTIVCTGVGQHQMWASQFWEFTEPRTWVSSHGLGTMGYGAPAAIGAKLAAPDQEVVCFDGDGSFLMTVQELIVAVREQLDITYVVLNNEAVGMVRQWQDGFYEGRRMASEYPWIPQFDKLAEAFGARGFRLEDADDVEATIQAARDYDGPAVIDAIIDPAENVFPMVPSGGDNGLFALEESHLEML, encoded by the coding sequence ATGAGTGAACACGCATCAGTCCCGAAAGAGGACCAGACAGAGACCGAACAGGACGACGAACAGGAGCCGATAACGACGGGGGCCCAATCGGTCATCCGGGCGCTCGAGAACGCCGGGACCGACTACGTCTTCGGCGTCCAGGGCGGGGCCATCATGCCTGTCTACGACGCGCTGTACGACTCCGACATCAACCACATCACGATGGCCCACGAGCAGGGGGCCTCGCACGCGGCCGACGCGTACGGCATCGTCACCGGCGACCCCGGCGTCTGTTTCGCGACGTCCGGTCCCGGCGCGACGAATCTCGTGACCGGCATCGCCGACGCCAGCATGGACTCCGACCCACTCATCGCGCTGACGGGGCAGGTCCCGACGGACTTCGTCGGCAACGACGCGTTCCAGGAGACCGACACCGTCGGCATCACCCAGCCCATCACCAAGGAGAGCTACTTCGCGGGCGATTCGGACACCGTCGGTGACAACGTCAGCGAGGCGTTCGCACTCGCCGGGTCGGGCCGTCAGGGGCCGACGCTGGTCGACCTGCCGAAGGACGTCACGCAGGGCGAGACGGACGTGGAGCCGATGGCACCCACGACGCCCGACACCTACGACGTTCCCGAGGAAGCCGACGACGCCGACGTCCAGGAGGCCGTTGCGGCCTTCGCGGACGCCGACCGGCCGGTCATCCTCGCTGGTGGCGGGGTCATCAAGGCCGACGCCTCGGCGGCCCTCCGGGAGTTCGCTAAGGAGTACGAGATTCCGGTCATCACGACGATGCCTGGTATCGGCAGTTTCCCCGAGGACCACGAGCTCTCGCTCGAGTGGGCCGGGATGCACGGGACCGGCTACGCCAACCTCGCGATAACGAACACCGACTGCATGCTGGCCATCGGGACCCGTTTCGACGACCGGCTCACTGGCGGCGTCGACTCCTTCGCCCCGGACGCCGACATCATCCACGTCGACATCGACCCCGCCGAGATCTCGAAGAACATCTACGCGGACTACCCGCTCATCGGCGACGCGAGAAAGGTCCTCCACCAGCTTTTCGACGCGATGCCACGCGCCCCCGACGCAGACGAGTGGCGCGAGCAGTGCCAGGACTGGAAGGCGGAGTACCCGATGACCTACGAGATGCCCGACGACGAACCGCTGAAACCGCAGTACATCGTCGAGACGTTCTCGGAGGTGACGGACGACGACACCATCGTCTGTACCGGCGTCGGCCAGCATCAGATGTGGGCCTCCCAGTTCTGGGAGTTCACCGAACCGCGCACGTGGGTCTCCTCACACGGCCTCGGGACGATGGGCTACGGCGCGCCGGCCGCTATCGGCGCGAAACTCGCCGCGCCCGATCAGGAGGTCGTCTGCTTCGACGGCGACGGCTCGTTCCTGATGACGGTCCAGGAGCTCATCGTCGCGGTCCGTGAGCAACTGGATATCACCTACGTCGTCCTCAACAACGAGGCCGTCGGGATGGTCCGCCAGTGGCAGGACGGCTTCTACGAGGGCCGGCGGATGGCCTCGGAGTATCCGTGGATTCCGCAGTTCGACAAGCTCGCCGAGGCCTTCGGCGCCCGCGGCTTCCGGCTCGAAGACGCAGACGACGTCGAAGCGACGATACAGGCAGCGCGTGACTACGACGGCCCGGCCGTCATCGACGCCATCATCGACCCGGCGGAGAACGTCTTCCCGATGGTCCCCAGCGGCGGTGACAACGGGCTGTTCGCGCTCGAAGAATCCCATCTGGAGATGCTCTAA
- a CDS encoding DUF393 domain-containing protein, whose product MFVNYFADSERSSPVNLAVGRTILTVWLVWKTAMYDWNEFFEVPFYLTPEFTWAVPPVAPGLFMTAEKWVLIGLLVLFAVGYRVRFTGGVSALVLAHFGAVREIQNNSGETQALFLGVYFLLFYSLFSETHVLSADGLRQTKDWSVDSLRSFIVSGRDSYQLPALKWSLLVIAMIYFGSGFNKLFPDGPFGGFHAGYFGSVTLSRIIVVRDAVYQWHVPIGPALVEYPVLITAGSIGTLVVEMGLLVAVLLGITITPFVVGLLGFQTAVVVLLGILFVDTYPILLTFFAWDRVYERLVADRQIDVVFDGQCYFCMRSLYLFKLLDVNGTIEFVPQAATPEKYASRDDVDFQSAMYVFDGEIAYEGYYAFRELIRQYRVFFPLVWLMGLAPIAQTGRQVYQYVAANRGAQFSCRVESDD is encoded by the coding sequence ATGTTCGTTAACTACTTCGCCGATTCGGAGCGCTCGTCGCCGGTCAACCTCGCCGTCGGGCGGACGATACTGACCGTCTGGCTCGTCTGGAAGACGGCGATGTACGACTGGAACGAGTTCTTCGAGGTACCCTTCTATCTGACGCCGGAGTTCACGTGGGCGGTACCGCCCGTCGCGCCGGGACTGTTCATGACCGCCGAGAAGTGGGTGCTCATCGGCTTGCTCGTCCTTTTCGCTGTGGGCTACCGCGTCCGGTTTACCGGCGGTGTGAGCGCGCTCGTCCTGGCTCATTTCGGCGCGGTCAGGGAGATTCAGAACAACTCCGGCGAGACCCAGGCGCTGTTCCTCGGGGTATACTTCCTGTTGTTCTACAGCCTCTTCTCAGAGACGCACGTGCTGTCCGCCGACGGCCTCCGGCAGACGAAGGACTGGTCGGTCGACTCGCTGCGGTCCTTCATCGTCTCGGGCCGCGACTCGTACCAGCTTCCGGCGCTGAAGTGGTCGCTACTGGTCATCGCGATGATATACTTCGGGTCTGGCTTCAATAAGCTCTTCCCGGACGGTCCGTTCGGCGGGTTCCACGCCGGCTACTTCGGTTCGGTCACGCTCTCGCGCATCATTGTCGTCCGTGACGCCGTCTACCAGTGGCACGTCCCAATCGGCCCGGCGCTGGTGGAGTATCCCGTGCTGATAACCGCCGGCTCCATCGGGACGCTCGTCGTCGAGATGGGGCTACTGGTCGCAGTCTTGCTCGGCATCACCATCACGCCGTTCGTCGTCGGGTTGCTTGGATTCCAGACGGCCGTGGTCGTCCTGCTTGGCATCCTCTTCGTCGACACGTACCCGATACTGCTCACGTTCTTCGCTTGGGACAGGGTCTACGAGCGCCTCGTCGCCGACCGGCAGATCGACGTCGTGTTCGACGGCCAGTGTTACTTCTGTATGCGCAGTCTCTATCTGTTCAAGCTCCTCGACGTGAACGGAACCATCGAGTTCGTTCCGCAGGCGGCGACGCCCGAGAAGTACGCCAGTCGTGACGACGTCGACTTCCAGAGCGCGATGTACGTCTTCGACGGGGAAATCGCCTACGAGGGCTACTACGCCTTCCGGGAGCTCATCCGGCAGTACCGGGTGTTCTTCCCGTTGGTCTGGTTGATGGGGCTGGCGCCCATCGCCCAAACTGGCCGGCAGGTGTATCAGTACGTCGCCGCGAACCGTGGGGCACAGTTCAGTTGCCGGGTCGAGAGCGACGACTGA
- a CDS encoding DUF7344 domain-containing protein, whose product MRHTEQADWDNIFRALASEERRTVLQTLFDGNGEMALEELATELSDSPPTDGGTDAAVLAHLHHTALPALAKADLIDWDPQERTVSLNALVYRLPIGTVSPQLVPPEAASPKQRADD is encoded by the coding sequence ATGAGACACACCGAGCAGGCAGACTGGGACAATATCTTCCGCGCGCTCGCTAGCGAAGAACGACGGACGGTCCTCCAGACGCTCTTCGATGGCAATGGCGAGATGGCGCTCGAGGAGCTGGCCACCGAGCTGTCCGATAGTCCGCCTACAGACGGCGGCACGGACGCCGCAGTCCTCGCCCATCTGCACCATACCGCGCTGCCGGCCCTCGCGAAAGCCGACCTTATCGACTGGGACCCACAGGAACGGACAGTTTCGCTGAACGCGCTCGTCTACAGACTTCCGATCGGGACTGTGAGCCCCCAGCTGGTGCCCCCCGAGGCGGCGAGCCCGAAGCAACGAGCAGACGACTGA
- a CDS encoding DUF5779 family protein, producing the protein MSDFEGLDLQAVEDQMELDTDDEGSNRVVLGVLDGTTDDEEWIEAIEDGAVLVLNIDGDLNELAAGFARPITEAGGELMHFRGFLVVTPPGVSIDTDRLD; encoded by the coding sequence ATGAGCGATTTCGAGGGACTGGACCTGCAGGCCGTCGAGGACCAGATGGAACTCGACACGGACGACGAGGGGAGCAACCGCGTCGTCCTCGGCGTGCTCGACGGGACCACGGACGACGAGGAGTGGATAGAAGCCATCGAGGACGGCGCCGTCCTCGTGTTGAACATCGACGGCGACCTGAACGAACTCGCGGCGGGCTTCGCCCGACCGATTACCGAGGCCGGCGGCGAACTGATGCACTTCCGGGGCTTCCTCGTCGTGACCCCACCGGGCGTCAGTATCGACACCGACCGCCTGGACTGA
- a CDS encoding VOC family protein codes for MLATPAWVTLEVKYVDRAAAFYDAFLELDVVEETESEAVLAAGGTDIRLRAPGAVPRGGLHTHYALTVPDREYDDWYERLDAQFDLVEETFGGERSLYFYDPEGNCVELGERDHGGEGVTGLFELVLEVEDLAAAVEFYTTLGFDVVDDDRDSGRVRCTTGDLDLELWESRLGIADARGGVHVDFGVVAEDPESAADAVADEALAVTAVDDGMRIRDPDGHYLTLVGA; via the coding sequence ATGCTCGCTACGCCCGCCTGGGTGACGCTCGAAGTGAAGTACGTCGACCGCGCGGCGGCGTTCTACGACGCCTTCCTCGAACTGGACGTCGTCGAAGAGACGGAGTCGGAAGCCGTCCTCGCGGCCGGGGGGACTGACATCCGACTCCGCGCTCCGGGCGCGGTGCCCCGCGGTGGCCTCCACACGCACTACGCGCTGACGGTCCCCGACCGCGAGTACGACGACTGGTACGAACGCCTCGACGCGCAGTTCGACCTGGTCGAAGAGACGTTCGGCGGCGAGCGCTCGCTGTACTTCTACGACCCGGAGGGGAACTGTGTGGAGCTCGGCGAACGCGACCACGGCGGCGAGGGCGTCACCGGGCTGTTCGAGCTCGTCCTCGAAGTCGAGGACCTCGCTGCCGCCGTGGAGTTCTACACCACTCTCGGTTTCGACGTCGTCGACGACGACCGTGACTCGGGTCGCGTCAGGTGTACCACCGGCGACCTCGACCTGGAACTCTGGGAGTCGCGGCTCGGCATCGCCGACGCCCGTGGCGGCGTCCACGTTGATTTCGGCGTGGTCGCCGAGGACCCGGAATCGGCGGCCGATGCAGTCGCCGACGAGGCACTCGCCGTGACAGCCGTCGACGACGGGATGAGAATCCGGGACCCCGACGGGCACTACCTGACGCTGGTCGGTGCCTGA
- a CDS encoding LeuA family protein, with the protein MLRRIEFFQGTLDSTSEITEARIFDTTLRDGEQSPRTSFNYEDKREIAAILDEMGTHVIEAGFPVNSDAEFEAVRDIAESTHVTTCGLARVVEKDIEAALDSGVDMVHTFVSTSDVQLQDSMHATRQEALDAAIESVERVKEAGVECMFSPMDATRTSEEFLIEVIEETSAAGADWINIPDTVGVATPRRLYDLIEIVDQHTDARIDVHAHDDFGFASANAISGFEAGASQAQVSVNGIGERAGNAAYEEVVMALESLYDVDTGIDTTRITELSRMVEEKSDIPVPANKPIVGANAFSHESGIHAAGVIENSDTFEPGVMTPEMVGAERELVLGKHTGAHSVRERLVDAGYAPTDAEVREVTRRVKEFGAEKQQVTMTELERFAKEVGVDEEPEEVRA; encoded by the coding sequence ATTCTCCGGCGGATCGAGTTCTTCCAGGGCACACTGGATTCCACTTCTGAGATAACAGAAGCACGCATTTTCGACACCACGCTGCGCGACGGTGAACAGTCGCCACGCACGTCGTTCAACTACGAGGACAAACGCGAGATAGCCGCGATTCTCGACGAGATGGGCACCCACGTCATCGAGGCCGGGTTCCCCGTCAACTCCGACGCGGAGTTCGAGGCCGTGCGCGACATCGCCGAGTCCACCCACGTCACGACCTGCGGGCTGGCACGTGTTGTCGAGAAAGACATCGAGGCGGCGCTGGACTCCGGCGTCGACATGGTCCACACGTTCGTCTCGACGTCCGACGTACAGTTGCAAGATTCCATGCACGCGACCCGACAGGAGGCGCTGGACGCCGCTATCGAGAGCGTCGAGCGCGTCAAGGAGGCCGGCGTCGAGTGCATGTTCTCGCCGATGGACGCCACCCGGACCTCAGAGGAGTTCCTCATCGAGGTCATCGAGGAGACGTCCGCGGCAGGCGCAGACTGGATCAACATTCCAGACACCGTCGGTGTCGCGACGCCACGCCGGCTCTACGACCTCATCGAGATCGTCGACCAGCACACGGACGCGCGTATCGACGTCCACGCGCACGACGACTTCGGGTTCGCGTCGGCCAACGCCATCTCCGGCTTCGAGGCCGGGGCGAGCCAGGCCCAGGTGTCGGTCAACGGTATCGGCGAGCGGGCCGGCAACGCGGCCTACGAGGAGGTCGTGATGGCACTCGAGTCGCTCTACGACGTCGACACCGGCATCGACACCACCCGCATCACCGAGCTGTCGCGGATGGTCGAGGAGAAATCCGACATCCCGGTCCCGGCGAACAAACCCATCGTGGGCGCGAACGCGTTCTCCCACGAGAGCGGCATCCACGCTGCCGGGGTCATCGAGAACTCGGACACGTTCGAGCCGGGCGTCATGACCCCCGAGATGGTGGGCGCAGAGCGCGAACTGGTGCTCGGCAAGCACACCGGTGCCCACTCCGTCCGCGAGCGACTCGTGGACGCGGGCTACGCCCCGACGGACGCCGAAGTCCGCGAGGTGACCCGCCGCGTCAAGGAGTTCGGCGCGGAGAAACAGCAGGTCACGATGACCGAGCTGGAGCGGTTCGCGAAGGAGGTCGGCGTCGACGAGGAGCCCGAGGAGGTTCGGGCGTAG
- a CDS encoding HalOD1 output domain-containing protein, with protein MREGDELLGTSTGTVRDPHDPADDTKPSERVVRSVAALTDTDPVDLPPLYDAVDPEALDRLADSQADSEYEIAFQYAGTAVYFSEPGDLHVTSFE; from the coding sequence ATGCGCGAGGGAGACGAGCTGCTCGGCACGTCGACGGGGACCGTGCGAGACCCCCACGACCCGGCGGACGATACGAAACCCAGTGAGCGGGTGGTTCGGTCCGTCGCTGCACTCACGGACACTGACCCGGTCGACCTTCCGCCGCTGTACGACGCTGTCGACCCCGAAGCCCTCGACAGACTCGCCGACAGCCAGGCCGACTCGGAGTATGAAATCGCCTTCCAGTACGCCGGTACGGCGGTCTACTTCTCCGAGCCGGGAGATCTACACGTGACCTCGTTCGAGTAG
- the aroA gene encoding 3-phosphoshikimate 1-carboxyvinyltransferase gives MDVTIANSTVRGTAKAPPSKSYTHRAILAAGYAESAQVHDPLVSADTRATMRAVEAYGGSVDRSADDSTLDVDGFHGRPETPDDVIDCANSGTTTRLVTATAALQDNLTVLTGDDSLRSRPQGALLDAIEQLGGRAESTRANDQAPLVVGSGVGGGSVAIPGDVSSQYITALLMAGAVTDEGIDIELTTALKSSPYVDITLEVLEAFGVDAEQTDDGYSVAGGQTYDPVGGEYHVPGDFSSISYLLSMGALAAEDELVVTSAFPSAQGDIAIVEVLERMGADLEWDRDAGELTVRNSNLEGVEVGVEDTPDLLPTIATLGAAADGVTRITDAEHVRYKETDRVSAMAEELTAMGAVVEEHEDSLVVYGEDTELTGATVDGRADHRIIMSLAVAGLVADGETTVTGAEHVDVSFPAFFDVLSELGASVTRT, from the coding sequence ATGGACGTCACTATCGCGAACTCGACGGTGCGCGGGACAGCGAAGGCCCCGCCGTCGAAGAGCTACACGCACCGTGCGATTCTCGCTGCCGGGTACGCCGAGTCGGCCCAGGTCCACGACCCGCTCGTGAGCGCTGACACGCGGGCGACGATGCGAGCAGTCGAGGCCTACGGCGGCAGCGTCGACCGCTCGGCCGACGATTCGACGCTCGACGTCGACGGCTTCCACGGCCGCCCCGAGACACCCGACGACGTCATCGACTGTGCGAACAGTGGAACGACGACCAGACTCGTCACCGCGACCGCCGCCCTCCAGGACAACCTCACCGTGCTCACCGGCGACGACTCACTCCGGTCACGCCCCCAGGGGGCACTACTCGACGCCATCGAGCAACTCGGCGGCCGCGCCGAAAGTACCCGAGCGAACGACCAGGCGCCGCTGGTGGTGGGCAGTGGGGTCGGCGGCGGGTCGGTCGCCATCCCCGGCGACGTCTCCTCGCAGTACATCACGGCGCTGCTGATGGCCGGCGCGGTCACGGACGAGGGTATCGACATCGAGCTGACGACGGCGCTGAAGTCCTCTCCATACGTCGATATCACGCTCGAAGTACTGGAGGCGTTCGGGGTCGACGCCGAGCAGACCGACGACGGCTACTCGGTGGCCGGCGGACAGACATACGACCCCGTCGGCGGCGAGTATCACGTCCCAGGCGACTTCTCGTCTATCAGCTACCTGCTGTCGATGGGGGCCCTGGCCGCCGAGGACGAACTCGTCGTCACGTCGGCGTTCCCGAGCGCGCAGGGGGACATCGCCATCGTCGAGGTCCTGGAGCGGATGGGCGCCGACCTGGAGTGGGACCGCGACGCGGGTGAACTCACCGTCCGGAACTCCAACCTGGAGGGCGTCGAGGTCGGTGTCGAAGACACGCCCGACCTGCTCCCGACCATCGCGACGCTCGGGGCGGCCGCCGACGGAGTCACGCGTATCACGGACGCAGAACACGTCCGGTACAAGGAGACCGACCGCGTGAGTGCGATGGCCGAGGAGCTCACCGCGATGGGTGCCGTCGTCGAGGAACACGAGGATTCGCTGGTCGTCTACGGGGAGGATACGGAGTTGACTGGGGCCACCGTGGACGGGCGAGCTGACCACCGTATCATCATGTCGCTTGCAGTCGCTGGACTGGTCGCCGACGGCGAGACGACCGTCACGGGCGCCGAACACGTCGACGTCTCGTTCCCGGCCTTCTTCGACGTGCTCTCGGAACTCGGTGCATCGGTCACCCGGACGTAG